The sequence CGCCTTGGCCATGGCCAGGTCATTGGACGCGAAGGGGTTGTGGGTCTTGATGGCGCCGATATCCGCGACTTTGAGACCAGCCTTTTGGAGGGCCATCTGGGCCGATGGCGCCACCGCGGCGCCCATGAAGCCCTTCTTGGTCCGGGCAAAGCCGAAGGAAAGGATCTGGATTTCCAGATTCGGATCCGCGCTCAGTTCCTGGGCTTTTTCACGGGTGGTCACGGCGATGCCGCAGTTGCCATCGGCGGGATAGGTCTGGGTGCCATAGGTGTGGACGCCATCGGGGAGGACCGGCTTGAGCGCAGCAAGTCCCTCCGCGGTGCTCGGAAAGACGCCTTCATCCGCTTCGACCGTGATGATCTTCTTTTTGGAAACCTGGATTTCGACTGGAAACAGGTAGCGCTTCTGGAATTCCCGGTCCTTGGCCAGGGCCATCTGGTATTGCTCCTGCCGCCGGAGGGTCAGGGCATCGCATTCGTCCCGGGTCAGCGCGAATTCCTTCGCCACGTTCTCGGCGGTCTGGATCATGGCCCCGCCCGCCCAGGGATCCAGGCCAAAGTTGTCCATGACCCAGTCCTCGGCGATGACCTGGCCGCCGGGTCCGTTGGGATTCGGCCAGGTGGCGTGGGGACCGTTGGAGCAGCGGTCCGCCAGCAGGCACCAGCTGTGGTCGAACATCTCGGTCTCAAGACCCATGCCCGCTTGGTAGATGGTGAAGGCCGAGGTGGAGCAGGCCTGGTTGATGAGGACGCCCGGCGCCTCCGTGGCGCCCATGAGCGCTGCCGCCCAGGGGCCGCTGTAGAACCACTGCTTCTGATAGACGGTGCTGCCCACCAGGACGTATTGGATCTCAAGGGGATTCCAGCCCTTCGATTCGAAAAAGCGCTTGGAGGTCCTGGCCCCCAGCTGGATGGAATGCTCATTGGCCAGGCTGCCCTGCCAGCGCGCGAAGGGCGTGCTGTAGTAGCCGCGGTAGGGGATGAAGGCTTTGGTTAACATGGGTGGTCCTGGATTAATGGTTCAAGTGAAATAGATTGCATTTTTAGATCCTTATTCTTCCGTCCACTGCAAAAACCCCCTTCTCGAACGCCATGACCGGGTTCAGGTCCATCTCGCGGATCATCGGAAAATCGGTGACCAATTGCGAGACCCGCTGGATGAGTTCGATGACCGCCCGCTTGTCCACGCCCTTTTCGCCGCGCAGCCCGTCCAGCAGGGCCGAGGCCTTGATGGACCCGAGCATCTCCGCGGCTTCCACGCGGGTGACGGGCGCGATCTTGAAGCTGACATCCTTCAGGACTTCGACATAGATGCCGCCGAGGCCGAACATCACCAGGTGCCCCAGCCCCCGCGAAGCGCTGGCGCCGAGGATCAGCTCCCGTCCGCCCGGAAGGAATTTCTGGACAAGGAAGTTCAGGGTCCTGGAACCGCCCAGGCGCGCCTGCATATCCGCCACCGCCGCGCGCACCGCCTCGGCGTCCCGGAGGTTGATGGCCACGCCTCCCGCATCGCTCTTGTGGTCCAGATCCGCCGAATCCACTTTGACCACCACGGGATACCCGATCATCTTCGCCGCCGCCGCGGCCTGGTCCGCGCCAGCCACCACCTGCCACGGGGCCACGGGAATGCCATAGGCTTCGAAGATCGTATAGACCTCGGTTGCGGATAGGACCGTGCGGCCAGCCTGCTCCGCCTGCTGGAGGATCGACGCGGCTTTGGGAGCCTCGATGCCGGAAAAGGCTTCGGGTTCGCCGATCCGGCGCCGCTGGATCCGGCCGAACTTGGCGAGGGCCGCCAGGGCTTTGGCCGCGGCGGTGGGATTCGCATAGCAGGGAATCCCGCCCTCTTTCAGGATGCGCAGGGTTTCCCGGTAGCGCTCCTGGGTGAGATCCGTCATGAAATTGCAGATGATGGGCTTGCGGCCCAACGCCCCCACCGCCGCGATCTCCCGGGCCACCGCATGGGTATCCGTGAACGGGGCGGTGACGAAATTGATGAAGATGCTGTCGACCAGTTCCTCGTCCAGCAGGATGTCCAGGGCCGCGCGGAACTGCTCTCCTCCGGCCGTGGCCACCACGTCGATGGGATTCTCCAGGGCCGCTTCGGGGAGCTGGGTCTCCCGCAGTCTCCGGATGGTTTTTTCGGAAAACTTGGGCACGTCCATGCCCGAGGCCCCGAACACGTCCGTGGCGATGACGGCGGGACCGCCGGTGTTCGTGATGATGCCCACGCGGTTCCCGGCGGGAATGGGTTGCGTGGCGAAGGCCATGGCCGCCCGCACCATCTCCTCCTCGTCATGGAAGGACAGGATGCCCGTCTTTTCAAAGATCAGCTCCGTGGCGATGTCCACGCCCGCCAGGGATCCCGTGTGGGAGGAAGCCGCCTTGGCGCCCTGCTCGGTGCGGGCCGCCTTCATGGCCAGCACCGGTTTCCGGGCCGCGACTTCCCGCGCCACCTGCAGGAATTCCTTCGGGTCCGCAAAGCCCTCCGTGTAGAGGATGATGGCCCGGCACCCGTCATCCTTTTCCCAATAGCGGAGGATTTCCGGAATGGAGATGTCGCTCGCATTGCCATTGGAAGCGTACATGCGCAGGCCGACGCCCAGGTCGAAGAGCGCCTGCATGATCACGGCGCCCACGCCCCCGCTGAGGGCCACCACCGAAATGGCACCGGGCTCCGGGAAGGTGAAGGTGAAATTGCAGTAGGCCTTCAAGGCCGGATCGGTGTTGATGATGCCTTGGCAGTTGGGGCCGAAAATCCGCACACCGTATTTTTTTGCATTGGCCAGGAAGGCTTCCTGGAGCAGGGCGCCCTCGGGCCCGA comes from Holophagaceae bacterium and encodes:
- a CDS encoding thiolase family protein: MLTKAFIPYRGYYSTPFARWQGSLANEHSIQLGARTSKRFFESKGWNPLEIQYVLVGSTVYQKQWFYSGPWAAALMGATEAPGVLINQACSTSAFTIYQAGMGLETEMFDHSWCLLADRCSNGPHATWPNPNGPGGQVIAEDWVMDNFGLDPWAGGAMIQTAENVAKEFALTRDECDALTLRRQEQYQMALAKDREFQKRYLFPVEIQVSKKKIITVEADEGVFPSTAEGLAALKPVLPDGVHTYGTQTYPADGNCGIAVTTREKAQELSADPNLEIQILSFGFARTKKGFMGAAVAPSAQMALQKAGLKVADIGAIKTHNPFASNDLAMAKALGLDANAMNNFGSSLIFGHPQAPTGARLVIEGIEELALKGGGYLLFSGCAAGDTAASLILKVG
- a CDS encoding acetate--CoA ligase family protein — translated: MLDTLFKPRAVAIVGASTKELSIGNVIIKNLQTFGYQGKIYPIHPSAPEIRGLKAYKSLAEVPGDVDLAHIIIPSKMVPQIIEECGQKGIGAAVINSAGFSELGPEGALLQEAFLANAKKYGVRIFGPNCQGIINTDPALKAYCNFTFTFPEPGAISVVALSGGVGAVIMQALFDLGVGLRMYASNGNASDISIPEILRYWEKDDGCRAIILYTEGFADPKEFLQVAREVAARKPVLAMKAARTEQGAKAASSHTGSLAGVDIATELIFEKTGILSFHDEEEMVRAAMAFATQPIPAGNRVGIITNTGGPAVIATDVFGASGMDVPKFSEKTIRRLRETQLPEAALENPIDVVATAGGEQFRAALDILLDEELVDSIFINFVTAPFTDTHAVAREIAAVGALGRKPIICNFMTDLTQERYRETLRILKEGGIPCYANPTAAAKALAALAKFGRIQRRRIGEPEAFSGIEAPKAASILQQAEQAGRTVLSATEVYTIFEAYGIPVAPWQVVAGADQAAAAAKMIGYPVVVKVDSADLDHKSDAGGVAINLRDAEAVRAAVADMQARLGGSRTLNFLVQKFLPGGRELILGASASRGLGHLVMFGLGGIYVEVLKDVSFKIAPVTRVEAAEMLGSIKASALLDGLRGEKGVDKRAVIELIQRVSQLVTDFPMIREMDLNPVMAFEKGVFAVDGRIRI